One window from the genome of Nicotiana sylvestris chromosome 9, ASM39365v2, whole genome shotgun sequence encodes:
- the LOC138877608 gene encoding uncharacterized protein: MDVNVILGMDWLSSYCASLDCHAKIVTLAILGVPWIEWRGVTDYVPSRVILFLKSQRMAGKGCLLYLAFVRDIGVETPGIDYVSVVRDFPDAFLADLPGMPSDRDIDFGIDLVPGTQPISIPLYRIVLAELKELKEQLQELLDIGFIRPIFIDDILVYSHSKEEQAEHLRVVLQRLREEKLLCKILQV, translated from the exons atggatgtcaatgtcattttgggcatggattggctatcttcgtaTTGTGCTagtctggactgtcatgctaagatagtcacattggctatactgggtgtgccatggatcgagtggcgaggtgtgactgattatgttcccagtagagtgatcttatTCTTAAAATCCCAGCGtatggctgggaagggttgtcttttgtatctagcctttgtgagggatatcgGTGTTGAGACTCCTGGCATTGATTATGTatcagttgtgagggattttcccgatgcgtttcttgcagacctaccgggcatgccatcagacagggatattgattttggtattgacctggtgccgggaactcaacccatttctattccgttgtATCGTATAGtactagcggagttgaaggaattaaaagaacaacttcaggaactccttgatattgggttcattcggccta TCTTCAtagatgatattctggtgtattcgcatagtaaGGAGGAGCaggcagagcatttgagagttgtgttgcagagactgagggaggagaagctcttgtgcaaaattctccaagtgtga